In the Primulina tabacum isolate GXHZ01 chromosome 7, ASM2559414v2, whole genome shotgun sequence genome, CTTACAAAAGTGAATCATAAGACAGACTCACAGGAGTTCATGTTATTCTATCATTTTTAAACAAAAGAAGTCTCGAAAAAAAAACCCCGAATCTTGAACCCTTGTCTGGGTATTACTCATCATGAAGCATCAACACAGATGTATTACCTAACCAGGACTTGCCATCAAATATTGCTAATGACTCTTTACTTAATagttaaacataaataaatatttttttaaggaaaattaaaattttatatttttagattTGTCTCTTCATGATTTTAATAATCTATGTTGTCGAATTTTAATTTCGGCTgtgttttgttttttgtttttccttCAATTTACGTTTTTTTGGATGTGATGTTGACATATTTATTGTAATATAAGCATtttcactaaaaaaaaaatgattaaacttgacaaaaataaaagatataaatgtataatttttttcttattccTTATATAGAATATATTATCATATATACAAAAGTATGTAGATAATACGTATAGTTTGTTTTATAACATTCATTCATTCTGAAGTCGTAAATACagcacataaaaataatatctttCGCCTTATTTATCGTGGGATAAAACTAGTTTTGCTCGTGagatgaaataataaaaaattaattatacgAAGATAATAGATTGAAAGATATATAACCAAACATTAGATAAACAAGGATGTAAAATTTGATGCTAAATGTGGAGCCTGATTAAAGAACACATGCATGACTTGCAATCAAAGCAAGGAAACTTGTTTAGAAGATCACGAAGGAACGTGATTTGATATTACCCAAATAACTTGAGTGGAAAGTtgaaacccaaaaaaaaaaaatgcttCAAAAAATTGAACACTGTTCATTCTATTTTTAAGATAGTGTTCATATATTGGGTAATCCTATCGAATTTCTCAAGTGGGATAATTGGCTACTTCGATAGATCCAAATCTCTAGCGTTCGATCAGCAAGTTACGATCCAAGGTAATACTGTAAGCATTATAATAATTACACATATAATACGTATAAGAGAATACTAAATCATAATTTATCTCAACCAAGTTTTCATGAAACTGCGATACGGATTCCGTTAGAATTTAATTTCGACGGGTAGGAGGAGGCGGAGAAGATCTCGGGATGTATGGCATCAAAGGCGTTCCATGCTGTATCGGTCCTGGCCTTATGGAGGCGATTGAACTCGGAACTGGATCAATAAGGCCATAGTCATTCAAGCCAACTCGCCCGGTAGAGGGAGCCATTTCTTCCTGCACAATCAGGCAGGCTTGGTTCATTTAATAGCTCATTTTAAAATGTTGAATTAGTGGtagaaaatcatctgtcaaaaCATTCAATTTTATCTATTAATTTGTAAGTCGGCTGGAGGTTTGGgttttcgggatttaatcgcgtTTAAGGGAGCAAACCTGGAAACCACTCGCTCGGAATCAATGAAGGTTGGATGTGGATGCTGGGTTCGATGATGCGAAATAGAGGTATAGTGTGGGGGTTGTGAATAGGGATTCTCAAGACACGGTTCGAGGTGATATGGCTAGTGTTGTTAGGCGTCTCGGATAGGTGAAAAGAGCGGAGCTTAGCGCTATTCGTCATGAGTTTTGGTTGAAAATTGGGCTGAAAGATGTTCATGTCTTTTCAACCCTTCACTAGCAATTGATGCAATTACTCATGATACGGAAGATCGATCTGAGTCCGAATGATATCATAACGAAAGATATCCAAACTTTGTTGGAATCAGACATGTTTTTATATATTCGACATACAAGAACAACGAATCTTGTAGCACATCAACTAACCCGCGATGCTTTTTTTCATCAAAAGTTGGTGCTGTAAGCTGTAACGATGACTTTCCTTCTGGCTTAACAGACAGtaatatatatgtttgccaaaACACAATAAAAAAGATCGAGCAAGTGTACCTTGAGTTTTCTGCTTTTTACAGTCCAGGCCATCGCTGGGTTGTTGGTTATGGAGGCCATACCtgcattaattaataaatataaggtaaaatattttaatttacaataaTATGTGCTCCACattgtaataattttttatataatatatcgaTTATACAAATAATTGACTTTTAAAATTGATGGGTAGAATCgtcttttgaatttttttagaaCACAGGTCAGGGCGTCTTTTTCTCCTATacataaatgtttaaaattaaTGTACTAAAATGtaatgtaattaaaaaaaattattctaaccataagtttaaatttttttttataaaagatcGCGTGAAAAATgaagaataaaaataaaatattatttttttactatattttGGAGATATTCTTATATTCAAATACGGGAAGAAAAGTTGTATTTTTAgttttgtatatttatatttttattatttgtattGTTCATGTCGTCAAATTTTCAGTATCAATCCACTCACTATctacatttttttttgaaattttagtgCTACCATGACATTAATGCTAGGTTGATATGTAATTATATGTATGTTATATGTGTATTACAAAGTTAACAatatcaataaaaaataataaaattgataaaaaaaaattaaaaatataaaattaaaacttataTGTTATAACATTAATATCAAAATCCAAATAAACTCACATATAACATCCAAAATACAATTTTCTCTACCCTCTAATTATATGATAAAATTAAAGCAAACCATCAATCTGGAATCAAATGGGAGATCAGTCATTCCATCGTATATTCATATATGCATGTATGGATGAATGTCATTACAAATATTTGGCCGCAAATTAAGAATTATGTTTACCGCGAGTACTTGAGGAGGTGCTTCCATTGCTGGAGTAGCCAAGATAAACGCAAGCAGCCGTCCCAATCACCATcaagaacaaaaacaagaatCCAAACCCCTTCATTGTTTTGGCTAATTTCTCAAAGAACCCGCAGATCAGAAAAACGGCAGCCCTTTTACAGAACTTTCAAAGAAAAAcggtgtgtgtgtatatatatatatagagagagagaTAAATAGACGAACTTAGTCTTGTTCAAACAGAGTAGCAATGAATTCGTCATCTTCCTTAGAGTCTCGACCCCATAAAATCCGCACCGGCAAGAAGGAAAAATGGCCGAATGCCCATTCCCAGTtatgtatatttttaataatcaatgaAGTATAATAACAGCAAGGATGGAAGATGGTTTTGACACATAAAAAAATTGAGTAAATTCATGCATTTAAGTTTTTGTTTATTTGCTGCAGAAATTGTAAGAGGAATGAATGCTGTGGTGCAGAAGCGGTGGAATTCGAGCCTTTTTGCAGGATTCAAATGAGCCTAATTAAACACTTTCAACTTTTCTACAATTTGTAGAATTGTTTAATAttcgaaatattttatttactgttttttttattacaagtAATTTCACTCTAAAACAGATATCATCTAGTAATATATACAcgcatatatacatatatatatatatatgtatgtacatATAGAgtggaaaattaataattcttTGGGTCGTGACAAAAATATTAAGATTTGAACTTCAAACGagaagtaaattttttttaaaaaaagatatacataatgcatgtttaaataataatttccaAAATATTCATGAATGTTGGTTAAACGTGTATGAGTGAAAGTAGTACTGAGATGAGTGATCTCTAAGGAACTTCTCGTAATCAAGCTGTTGATTGTTGGATAAATGAATAATGAAGAGTTGTTGAATAGAAAAGGGAGGGAGTTGTCCCACATTGAGAAAAGAGCCAAGTGGTGTCTCCCTTATAAACTCCAAGTTTGAATAGGGGTTTGGGCCCCAAGGGGTACCAGAAGTTTTTAGAAGGGGGAAGACGCTAATAGGCTGCGTCTTGGTGAAACACGCGCGCGCTCGTCTCGTCTCGGGTCGGTGCGGTCTTTGACAAGTATTAAtctttttagatcaaatttatTTGAAGAATAAATTTTCCAGTCGCAAATTGATATACTTGGGCAAGAGGTACGCGCGCGGATGCGCGCCTGACCGAGCATCGGCCAGAACAGGGCGCGCGGCCGCGCAGCTTCTTGCCCGGGCGCACGCGCCCTACTGCCTTGCTGTGCGCGCATCTCGCAAAGACAGAATGTCGCGCGGCTGCGCGCGCAGCGCTGATTCTGAAAGCTTGCGCGTCCCTTGGCTATAGTGGCATCAGTTTTTCGCCCAACCAATGTATCTCTTGACTAAAATGGTGTCTATTCGAAGCATCCGGTCTGGAAAAACATGTCTCCTCAACGCAACCAATGATCATCTATAAATAATCCCTCAAACCACATTCAAAGGCTGCTGAATTTTTGCTCCATCTTCTCTCATATTGCTGcatcattttcgaaaaatacttGAGAACTCTTGCATATATTTGTTTGCTGATTTCGAGATTTGAAGTGCTGCAAATTCTCGACGTGAAGTCGTTGTATCTTGGGGACGATTGCCTGAAACGTATAGCACTTTGATACGGGCAATTTCGTCTTGCGGAGAAAGGATATTCCTTGCCTCGACTAGATATTTTTGCTACTGTTGTTCGTGATTCAATACCAAAGGTTCAGAAACGCATAGAAGAGGTACACACAATCGCAAGACGAAATTTTTTGTTTGTTCTCTTCTCGTTTCTGAAGAATGTCGACTCCTCCTACTGTTCCTGCGCCAATGCCTACCGTCCCTACTGCTCCTGCACACGGCGAAAAGCCTGCAAATTTTAATGGTGCCGACTTCAAACGTTGACAGCAGAAAATGCTCTTCTACCTCACCACACTAACCCTATCTCGATTCCTCAAGGAGGAACCCCCTGTCATTGCTGCGGATGATGCTGACACCCAACGAAGATCTGCTCTCGATGCATGGAACCACAGTGACTTCCTTTGCCGCAACTACATACTTAATGGCCTCGATGATACATTATACAGTGTCTACTGTTCTGTTAAAACTGCCAAGGAACTTTGGGACTCCTTGGAAAAAAAATACAAGACAGAAGACGCGGTCATAAAGAAGTTTGTTGTTGGCAAATTTCTGGACTTCAAAATGGTGGACGCCAAATCTGTCATAAGCCAGGTAcaagaaattcaaattattattcATGACTTATTGGTAGAGGGGATGGACATCAATGAACCATTCCAAGTGGCGGCTATCATTGAGAAATTGTCACCGAAGTGGAAAAACTTCAAGAACTACCTTAAGCACAAGCGCAAGGAGTTGAAACTTGAAGATCTGATTGTGAGGCTTCGTATTGAGGAAGATAGTCGATCTTCTGAAGTCAAAACACACAAGAGAACAATGGAGGTCGAGGCCAAGGCCAATCTAACAGAATCTAGCACCATTCACAAGCGAAAGCGCCCTCAAAATGAGAAGCGAGGGCAGGCCAAAAAGTTCAAAGGaacttgctacaactgtggcaagcCAAATCATATGGCCAAGGACTGTCGTCTTCCAAGGAAAGACAACAACAATCAGAATCTAAGGCAAGCCAATGTCATCGAAGATAGGAATGTACCAATAGACCTATCACAACTTGATCTATCCGCAGTTGTGTTTGAAACCAATTTGGTGGATAATCCAAGGGAATGGTGGGTAGATACCGGATCCACTAGCCACATATGTGCTGAAAAAGCAATGTTCTCATCCTACACTACTGTAAGTGATAGGAAATTATTTATGAGAAACTCTACAAC is a window encoding:
- the LOC142550907 gene encoding uncharacterized protein LOC142550907 translates to MKGFGFLFLFLMVIGTAACVYLGYSSNGSTSSSTRGMASITNNPAMAWTVKSRKLKEEMAPSTGRVGLNDYGLIDPVPSSIASIRPGPIQHGTPLMPYIPRSSPPPPTRRN